One Hydrogenophaga crassostreae genomic region harbors:
- a CDS encoding enoyl-CoA hydratase/isomerase family protein, with the protein MPSDLAFERIRLDVQDQVAILTLNNPCKRNAFDLLMREEIGLAMACVRQDLGIRALILTGADGHFCSGGDLRNMASVDLDNAGWHQRMQSLHHGLRDLLTLDRPVIAAVDGAAAGAGFSLALMADFVLATPRARFCMSFMKVGLVPDCAAFYTLPRIVGQQRARELMLSARDVGAAEALQLGLVLELHEPDGLMARARAMAGSLAQASPTAVSLIKRTLASPAQDLATLLEMEASGQALAAGTPYHHEAVQRFLNKEPALYQWPANP; encoded by the coding sequence ATGCCGTCTGATCTGGCGTTTGAGCGCATTCGTTTGGACGTTCAGGATCAGGTTGCCATCCTCACCCTGAACAACCCGTGCAAGCGCAATGCCTTTGACCTGCTGATGCGCGAGGAGATCGGGCTTGCCATGGCCTGCGTGCGACAAGACCTCGGTATCCGCGCGCTCATTCTGACCGGTGCCGATGGGCACTTCTGCTCCGGCGGTGATTTGCGCAACATGGCCAGTGTCGATCTGGACAACGCGGGCTGGCACCAGCGCATGCAGTCGCTGCACCACGGGTTGCGCGATTTGCTCACCCTGGACCGTCCGGTGATCGCGGCGGTGGACGGTGCCGCCGCCGGCGCCGGCTTCAGTTTGGCCTTGATGGCGGATTTCGTTTTGGCCACGCCGCGCGCACGTTTCTGCATGTCGTTCATGAAGGTCGGACTGGTGCCCGATTGCGCCGCCTTCTACACCTTGCCACGCATCGTCGGTCAGCAAAGGGCGCGGGAACTCATGCTGTCGGCGCGCGACGTGGGCGCGGCAGAAGCCTTGCAGCTTGGGCTTGTTCTGGAATTGCATGAACCCGATGGCCTGATGGCAAGGGCGCGGGCCATGGCAGGGAGTCTGGCGCAGGCCTCGCCGACCGCCGTCAGCCTGATCAAACGCACGCTGGCCTCGCCAGCCCAGGACCTTGCCACCCTGCTGGAAATGGAGGCCTCTGGTCAGGCGCTGGCTGCGGGCACGCCCTACCACCACGAAGCGGTGCAACGCTTTCTGAACAAAGAACCGGCCCTGTACCAGTGGCCGGCCAACCCTTGA
- a CDS encoding Zn-ribbon domain-containing OB-fold protein yields the protein MTETSTPTGAQAHHQSVLDQGRFLIQHCPDCQKHVYFPRELCPHCGAAPLNWVAPTGHGTVYAVTTVRRKAEAGGDFNVCLVDLDEGVRLMSRVDNLAPQAVRIGQRVKARVQVNEGRGLVVFDAEKGDAA from the coding sequence ATGACTGAGACCTCAACTCCCACAGGTGCGCAAGCCCACCACCAGAGCGTGCTGGATCAGGGCCGTTTTCTGATTCAACACTGCCCTGACTGCCAGAAACACGTGTATTTCCCGCGTGAGCTTTGCCCGCATTGCGGCGCGGCGCCGCTGAACTGGGTGGCACCCACGGGCCACGGCACGGTGTACGCCGTGACCACTGTGCGCCGCAAGGCCGAAGCCGGCGGCGACTTCAACGTCTGCCTGGTCGATCTGGACGAAGGCGTGCGCCTGATGAGCCGGGTGGACAACCTGGCCCCGCAAGCGGTGCGCATCGGGCAGCGCGTGAAAGCACGGGTGCAGGTGAACGAGGGGCGGGGCTTGGTGGTATTTGACGCTGAAAAGGGAGACGCGGCATGA
- a CDS encoding HpcH/HpaI aldolase/citrate lyase family protein, with protein MPPLSILATACCFLFVPANRPERLGKALACGDGAVIVDLEDAVAPADKITARMQWVQAFASVGESDRARLLVRINAAGTPWHEDDLAMVRQITAQGLGGVAVPKAESAAQLAHVLAHMVMAAEARVLVPLIESARGMGALDELANCPGVLRLALGHLDLQADMGMRCDVDEAELQSARFALVAASRRADLASPVDGVTVAIGDTARLQADTARSRRFGFGAKLCIHPAQLATIAAVFAPTQDELEWAQRVMAAQARAAGAAFSLDGRMVDAPVVLLAQQTLARTHHTKLA; from the coding sequence ATGCCCCCGTTGTCTATTCTGGCCACAGCCTGCTGCTTTCTGTTCGTTCCCGCGAACCGCCCGGAGCGCCTGGGCAAAGCATTGGCCTGTGGTGATGGCGCGGTGATCGTGGATCTGGAAGACGCCGTGGCGCCCGCCGACAAGATCACCGCGCGGATGCAGTGGGTGCAGGCCTTTGCCTCCGTGGGTGAATCGGATCGCGCGCGCTTGCTGGTGCGCATCAATGCCGCGGGAACGCCTTGGCATGAAGACGACTTGGCGATGGTGAGACAAATCACCGCCCAAGGCTTGGGTGGGGTGGCTGTGCCCAAGGCCGAGAGTGCCGCGCAGCTGGCACACGTGCTCGCCCATATGGTTATGGCCGCTGAAGCCCGTGTTCTTGTGCCTCTGATTGAGTCGGCACGAGGCATGGGCGCGCTTGACGAACTGGCCAACTGCCCGGGCGTGCTGCGCCTGGCGCTGGGTCATCTGGATTTGCAGGCCGATATGGGCATGCGCTGCGATGTGGACGAGGCCGAGTTGCAGTCGGCTCGCTTCGCCTTGGTGGCCGCTTCGCGCCGTGCGGACCTGGCCTCGCCGGTGGACGGCGTCACGGTGGCGATAGGCGACACGGCGCGCCTGCAAGCCGACACCGCGCGCAGCCGCCGTTTCGGATTTGGCGCCAAGTTGTGCATACACCCGGCACAGCTGGCAACCATTGCTGCTGTGTTCGCCCCTACGCAAGACGAGCTCGAATGGGCTCAGCGGGTGATGGCCGCGCAAGCTCGGGCCGCAGGCGCCGCATTCAGCTTGGACGGACGCATGGTCGACGCACCCGTTGTTCTGTTGGCCCAACAGACCCTTGCACGGACACACCACACAAAGCTTGCATGA
- a CDS encoding MaoC family dehydratase N-terminal domain-containing protein produces MIDKRWIGHAMPAFDVLVEAGRLRFFAKATGQIDPIYTDLSAAQSAGHPSLPVPPTFFFCLEFEAPDPAAIRTLLGIDYRRLLHAEQRFSYHAMAYAGDTLRFEQRIEDIYEKKGGALDFVLRCTRVSNQRQQLVAELRNLIVVRNNTED; encoded by the coding sequence ATGATCGACAAACGCTGGATAGGGCATGCCATGCCGGCCTTCGATGTGCTGGTGGAAGCTGGGCGGTTGCGGTTCTTTGCGAAAGCCACGGGGCAAATCGACCCCATTTACACAGACTTGTCGGCCGCCCAATCGGCTGGCCACCCGTCGCTGCCGGTCCCACCGACCTTTTTCTTTTGTCTGGAGTTTGAGGCGCCGGATCCGGCTGCGATCCGCACGCTGCTGGGCATCGATTACCGCCGCTTGCTGCATGCTGAGCAGCGCTTCAGTTACCACGCCATGGCCTACGCAGGCGACACCTTGCGCTTTGAACAGCGCATCGAAGACATCTACGAAAAGAAGGGCGGCGCGCTGGATTTTGTGCTGCGGTGCACCCGCGTGAGCAACCAGCGCCAGCAGTTGGTCGCCGAGTTGCGCAACCTGATCGTGGTGCGAAACAACACCGAGGACTGA
- a CDS encoding SDR family NAD(P)-dependent oxidoreductase produces MVEGKVVVVTGAGGGIGRDIALAMARDGAKVVVNDIGASVSGEGADAGPAQSVVNEIKALGGEGVANTDSVSEAASAGRIIECALDTFGRVDVVVNNAGILRDRFFHKMGVDEWDAVIKVHLYGAYHVSRAAAPHFKAQASGNYIHMTSTSGLIGNLGQANYSAAKLGVTALSKSIALDMERFNVRSNCIAPFAWSRMIGAIPTDTPEEQARVDRIKQMTPAKIAPLVVCLASDEASEANGQVFAVRNNEIFLMSQPRPVRSVHRSEGWSPASVASHALPALKAMFYPLDRSADVFSWDPI; encoded by the coding sequence ATGGTTGAAGGCAAGGTGGTCGTGGTGACCGGCGCCGGTGGCGGCATCGGCCGCGACATCGCGCTGGCCATGGCCCGCGACGGGGCCAAGGTGGTGGTCAACGACATCGGCGCTTCGGTGTCAGGCGAAGGCGCTGACGCGGGGCCGGCCCAGAGCGTGGTCAATGAAATCAAGGCGCTGGGCGGCGAAGGCGTTGCCAACACCGACAGCGTGTCGGAGGCTGCCAGCGCCGGGCGCATCATTGAATGTGCGCTCGATACCTTTGGCCGCGTCGATGTGGTGGTCAACAACGCCGGCATTCTGCGCGACCGCTTTTTCCACAAAATGGGCGTAGACGAGTGGGATGCGGTGATCAAGGTGCACCTGTATGGGGCTTACCACGTCAGCCGCGCCGCAGCGCCGCATTTCAAGGCCCAGGCTTCGGGCAACTACATCCACATGACGTCGACCTCCGGTCTGATCGGCAACCTGGGTCAGGCGAACTACTCTGCGGCCAAGCTTGGCGTGACCGCTTTGTCGAAGTCGATTGCGCTGGACATGGAACGCTTCAATGTGCGCTCCAACTGCATCGCACCCTTCGCCTGGAGCCGCATGATTGGCGCTATCCCTACCGATACGCCCGAAGAGCAGGCGCGGGTTGATCGCATCAAGCAAATGACGCCGGCCAAGATCGCGCCGCTGGTGGTGTGTCTGGCCAGCGATGAAGCAAGCGAGGCCAACGGCCAGGTGTTTGCGGTGCGCAACAACGAGATTTTTCTCATGAGCCAGCCCCGGCCTGTGCGCTCGGTACACCGCTCGGAAGGCTGGAGCCCGGCCTCCGTGGCCAGCCACGCACTGCCGGCACTCAAAGCCATGTTCTATCCCCTGGACCGCTCTGCCGACGTGTTCAGCTGGGACCCTATCTGA
- a CDS encoding MaoC family dehydratase: MNHAPDFDRIQVGDALPAFETPPLSRLSLALYCGASGDHNPIHVDTDFAKAAGLSDVIAHGMLSMAWLGRVLTDWAPPSALREFGVRFSAVTHVGDRITCSSQVLEKFERAGEHCVRLALTATDQRHQVKLTGDAVIALSGPVAGASHAV; this comes from the coding sequence ATGAACCACGCCCCAGATTTCGACCGCATCCAGGTCGGCGACGCGCTGCCTGCTTTTGAAACGCCACCCCTTTCCCGTCTCAGCCTGGCGCTGTACTGTGGCGCCTCGGGGGACCACAACCCGATTCATGTTGATACCGATTTCGCCAAAGCAGCCGGTCTGTCTGACGTCATTGCCCACGGCATGCTGTCCATGGCCTGGCTGGGCCGGGTGCTCACGGACTGGGCGCCGCCTTCTGCTTTGCGCGAGTTCGGCGTGCGCTTTTCCGCCGTCACCCACGTTGGTGACCGCATCACTTGCAGCAGTCAGGTGTTGGAAAAGTTTGAACGCGCAGGCGAACACTGTGTGCGACTGGCACTCACGGCCACCGACCAACGCCATCAAGTCAAACTCACAGGCGACGCGGTGATCGCATTGAGCGGGCCGGTGGCGGGAGCATCCCATGCCGTCTGA
- a CDS encoding CaiB/BaiF CoA transferase family protein encodes MTTAPMPSAQPHTDRPRPLDGITVVSLEHAIAAPFCTRQLADLGARVIKVERPGGGDFARDYDTRVRGLASHFVWTNRSKESLALDLKQPGALAALTRLLQTADVLVQNLAPGAAARMGLSFAALNEANPRLIVCDISGYGDDGPYRDKKAYDLLIQSEAGFLSVTGTPEVPSKAGNSVADIAAGMYAYTSVLSALLLRGKTGTGSHIDVSMLEALGEWMSFPMYYAFDGAAPPPRSGAAHASIYPYGPFAAGDGGTVMLGLQNEREWKAFCDTVLKTPDLAVDPRFDSNAHRNENRDALKAIVLAAFGALSADQVCALLDQAQIANARMNDMAGVWAHPQLQARERWRSVGTPEGDIPALLPPGRSNAFDYRMDPVPSVGEHSEAILAEAGLSADDIAALRASSAI; translated from the coding sequence ATGACGACCGCACCAATGCCCAGCGCACAGCCGCACACCGACCGTCCTCGCCCACTTGACGGCATCACGGTGGTCTCGCTTGAGCATGCGATTGCCGCGCCGTTCTGCACCCGCCAACTGGCGGATCTGGGTGCGCGCGTCATCAAGGTGGAGCGCCCCGGTGGAGGTGACTTCGCCCGCGACTACGACACGCGGGTCAGGGGGTTGGCCTCTCACTTCGTCTGGACCAACCGCTCCAAAGAGAGCCTGGCGCTGGATCTGAAACAGCCCGGCGCGCTGGCGGCCTTGACGCGCCTTTTGCAGACTGCCGATGTGCTGGTGCAAAACCTGGCCCCCGGTGCGGCTGCCCGCATGGGCCTGTCTTTTGCGGCGCTGAACGAAGCCAACCCGCGCCTGATCGTTTGCGATATCTCAGGTTACGGGGATGACGGCCCTTACCGCGACAAAAAGGCCTACGACCTGTTGATCCAGAGCGAGGCCGGTTTCCTGTCGGTCACCGGCACCCCCGAGGTGCCCAGCAAGGCCGGCAACTCGGTAGCCGACATCGCCGCCGGCATGTACGCCTACACCAGCGTGCTCTCAGCGTTGCTGTTGCGCGGGAAAACCGGGACCGGCAGCCATATCGACGTATCCATGCTCGAAGCCCTGGGCGAATGGATGTCTTTTCCCATGTACTACGCCTTCGATGGTGCAGCCCCGCCGCCGCGCAGTGGCGCCGCGCACGCCAGCATCTACCCCTATGGCCCCTTTGCCGCCGGTGATGGCGGCACCGTGATGCTGGGATTGCAAAACGAGCGTGAGTGGAAGGCTTTTTGCGACACGGTCTTGAAGACCCCCGATCTGGCGGTTGATCCGCGCTTTGACAGCAACGCGCACCGCAATGAGAACCGCGATGCGCTCAAGGCCATCGTGCTGGCGGCTTTTGGTGCACTGAGTGCCGACCAGGTCTGCGCCTTGCTGGACCAGGCGCAGATTGCCAATGCGCGCATGAACGACATGGCCGGCGTCTGGGCCCACCCCCAGCTTCAGGCGCGCGAGCGCTGGCGCAGTGTGGGCACGCCCGAAGGCGACATTCCCGCACTGCTGCCGCCAGGTCGCAGCAACGCCTTCGACTACCGCATGGACCCGGTTCCATCGGTCGGAGAGCACAGCGAAGCCATCTTGGCAGAGGCTGGTCTGAGCGCTGATGACATAGCAGCCCTCCGCGCCTCAAGCGCGATCTGA
- a CDS encoding MmgE/PrpD family protein, which produces MTSPSAQLATFAAELRFEQIPETVVRKTEDLLVDWFGSAVAGHGSRPVDSIARFAMSMGGAGEPGSTSEVIVNRRRTSPYLAAMINAAASHVAEQDDVHNGSVFHPAAVVFPAALAVAQAIGASGERFLTASVAGYEVGIRVGEFLGRSHYKVFHTTGTAGTLAAAAAVGNLLGLNTAQMLHAFGSAGTQSAGLWEFLRTASDSKQLHTAHAAAAGLMSAYLAQDGFTGAAQIFEGPQGMAAGMSSDADPAKLVDGLGQRWATVETSFKFHASCRHTHPAADALLQVMKANKLRPGDVARVIAQVHQGAIDVLGPVVNPSTVHQSKFSMGTVLALVARFEHADLNAFDQHFQDADTVAFCNKVEMQLDEEVDTAYPQRWIGKVTLHTTDGRVLHGRVDEPKGDPGNTLSRAEITDKALRLAAHSGGSTPSQMQAAIDALWHIASAERVETLLNP; this is translated from the coding sequence ATGACGTCCCCCAGCGCCCAACTTGCCACCTTTGCCGCCGAACTGCGGTTCGAACAGATTCCCGAAACGGTGGTCCGCAAGACCGAAGACCTGCTGGTTGACTGGTTCGGGTCGGCCGTGGCCGGACACGGTTCGCGCCCAGTAGACAGCATCGCGCGTTTTGCCATGTCCATGGGCGGAGCGGGCGAGCCCGGTAGCACGTCGGAAGTCATCGTCAACCGGCGCCGCACCAGCCCGTATCTAGCGGCCATGATCAACGCCGCGGCCTCCCATGTCGCCGAACAAGACGATGTGCACAACGGCTCGGTCTTCCACCCTGCTGCGGTGGTTTTTCCCGCGGCGCTGGCTGTGGCGCAGGCGATCGGCGCCAGCGGGGAACGTTTCTTGACCGCCTCGGTGGCGGGTTACGAAGTGGGTATCCGCGTCGGGGAGTTCTTGGGCCGATCACATTACAAGGTCTTCCACACCACAGGCACCGCCGGCACGCTGGCGGCAGCGGCAGCGGTTGGCAACCTGCTCGGCCTCAACACCGCGCAGATGCTGCATGCCTTCGGCTCGGCGGGCACGCAGTCGGCAGGGCTGTGGGAGTTTCTGCGAACCGCATCCGACAGCAAGCAGCTGCACACCGCCCACGCCGCCGCCGCCGGTCTGATGTCGGCCTACCTGGCCCAGGACGGCTTCACTGGCGCAGCGCAGATTTTTGAAGGACCACAAGGCATGGCCGCCGGCATGTCCAGCGACGCCGACCCCGCCAAACTGGTGGATGGTTTGGGTCAGCGCTGGGCGACGGTGGAAACCTCCTTCAAGTTCCATGCCTCTTGCCGCCACACCCATCCCGCCGCCGACGCGCTGTTGCAGGTGATGAAGGCCAACAAACTGCGCCCTGGTGATGTGGCGCGCGTGATCGCGCAGGTGCACCAAGGGGCCATCGATGTGTTGGGCCCGGTGGTCAATCCGAGCACAGTGCACCAGAGCAAGTTTTCCATGGGCACGGTGCTGGCTCTGGTGGCGCGCTTTGAGCATGCCGATCTCAATGCCTTCGATCAACACTTTCAAGACGCCGATACCGTGGCGTTTTGCAACAAGGTAGAGATGCAGCTCGACGAAGAAGTGGACACCGCTTACCCGCAACGCTGGATAGGCAAGGTCACGCTGCACACCACCGATGGCCGCGTTTTGCATGGCCGGGTGGACGAACCCAAGGGCGACCCGGGCAACACCTTGAGCCGAGCAGAAATCACCGACAAGGCCTTGCGTCTCGCGGCGCACAGCGGTGGTTCCACACCGTCGCAGATGCAGGCAGCCATTGATGCTTTGTGGCACATCGCCAGCGCCGAACGCGTCGAGACGTTGCTGAACCCCTGA